In Populus alba chromosome 1, ASM523922v2, whole genome shotgun sequence, a single window of DNA contains:
- the LOC118057964 gene encoding protein SRG1, whose translation MASSKSDSLDVRSVISVVELVKEPIISVPQEYVHIDQQNPTFTDHPLPTLPTIDFKLLVSVDTMDLELEKLHSSCKEWGFFQLVNHGVSSSLLEQLKHEIEEFYNLPLEEKRKYMVRPDDFQGYGHTKLDERLDWGDRFYMITNPIHHRKPHLFPELQPSFRNPLECYLLEVQRLAMKLLGFIAEALKVDLKEIGEIFDDGLQSVRMTCYPPCPQPELAVGFRPHSDATGITILNQVNGVDGLQIKRDGVWIPVKFIPDALVVNVGDILEILSNGVYKSVEHRATTNSKEERLSMAFFVCPKFEAEVGPLTSLISPQNPPLFRRIGMEKYVQDFFSRKLHGKSFLEHMKIEGAGEATLLDGK comes from the exons ATGGCATCCTCGAAGTCAGATAGCTTAGATGTTCGTTCTGTAATTAGTGTTGTGGAGCTCGTCAAAGAGCCCATAATCTCAGTCCCCCAAGAATATGTTCACATCGATCAACAAAACCCAACCTTCACTGATCATCCCCTTCCAACTCTTCCCACcattgatttcaagctcttggTCTCGGTGGATACCATGGATTTGGAGCTTGAAAAGTTGCACTCCTCTTGTAAAGAATGGGGTTTCTTTCAG CTGGTGAACCATGGTGTCAGCTCATCACTGCTGGAGCAGCTGAAACATGAGATTGAAGAATTTTATAATCTTCCAttggaagagaaaaggaaatacATGGTAAGGCCAGATGATTTTCAAGGGTATGGCCATACCAAATTAGATGAAAGACTTGACTGGGGTGATAGATTCTATATGATTACCAATCCTATTCATCACAGGAAGCCACATCTTTTCCCAGAGCTCCAACCATCATTCAG GAATCCCTTGGAATGTTATCTGCTGGAAGTGCAAAGACTTGCCATGAAACTGCTTGGGTTTATAGCAGAAGCTCTGAAAGTGGACTTGAAGGAGATTGGGGAGATTTTTGATGATGGGTTACAATCAGTGAGAATGACATGCTATCCCCCATGCCCACAGCCAGAACTTGCTGTAGGCTTCAGACCTCACTCAGACGCCACTGGCATCACCATACTTAATCAAGTCAATGGTGTAGATGGTCTTCAGATAAAAAGAGATGGGGTTTGGATTCCGGTGAAATTCATCCCAGATGCTCTTGTAGTGAACGTGGGAGACATTCTTGAG ATTCTGAGCAACGGTGTCTATAAAAGCGTTGAGCACAGGGCCACGACAAATTCTAAGGAAGAAAGGCTCTCCATGGCTTTTTTTGTCTGCCCCAAGTTCGAGGCTGAGGTTGGTCCTTTGACTAGTTTGATCAGCCCACAAAATCCACCATTATTTCGAAGAATAGGGATGGAAAAATATGTCCAAGACTTCTTCTCCCGCAAGCTCCATGGGAAATCATTCTTGGAGCACATGAAAATTGAAGGAGCTGGAGAGGCTACTCTGCTTGATGGCAAGTGA
- the LOC118057963 gene encoding transcription factor GTE12, with protein MIASGNVTMKKLTIKIASQRIQAIPGKKLLGAEQSCSASMGENHGSQMTKQKSVAPVSRKRGPPEMIECQQQKRQKMDRTVTQQCSSLLKSLMAHPAGWVFNKPVDPVALKIPDYFTVISNPMDLGTVKSKLGKNFYTSIHEFAADIRLTFSNAMLYNPPSNNVHRMAEELNGIFETGWKALEENWNHEGPKFGSGKISSGCTTQIVNAKQNCLSMPSMHCTMPKRSKTSKENVIRNLSNASVVMEAKPTKPAEMRKSLVSNSYKGADGGGRHACGSTNVKPLLIPIASNCGKCGSNACRCSLQIDSYHTNSDISSERSSGRDQHACSTDTSKLAKSMPATQTSKSDPDSDEAVSALDDENICPGSQLTTPATDAASGEELSSLLAVPLSPTKALRYATIKHRFADTILKAQNKAVLDNGDKADPMKMRQVKERLERRRQEEKARIEAQIRAAEAAARRREETEMKRQREREREAARVELQKMEKTTGIEQNLDILKELEMLCGCSISLNYHLGSGRMEVVKGEIGACIGSPLERLGLFIKDDIEDVDEEFLDEDGEEGEILC; from the exons ATGATTGCTTCTGGGAATGTAACAATGAAGAAGTTAACGATTAAGATTGCTTCCCAAAGAATACAAGCTATTCCTGGGAAAAAGTTGCTTGGTGCTGAACAGAGTTGCAGCGCTTCTATGGGTGAGAATCATGGTTCTCAGATGACAAAACAGAAATCTGTGGCTCCAGTTTCTAGGAAGCGTGGACCACCAGAGATGATAGAGTGTCAACAGCAGAAGAGGCAGAAGATGGACCGTACTGTGACACAACAGTGTTCTTCCCTTCTAAAATCACTGATGGCTCATCCAGCTGGATGGGTTTTTAATAAGCCTGTGGATCCAGTAGCACTGAAGATTCCTGATTATTTCACTGTTATATCAAATCCCATGGATTTAGGAACAGTAAAGTCCAAGCTAGGAAAGAATTTTTATACTAGCATCCATGAGTTTGCAGCTGATATCAGACTGACCTTTTCAAATGCCATGCTGTATAATCCTCCGTCAAATAATGTCCATAGAATGGCGGAGGAACTAAATGGGATTTTTGAGACAGGGTGGAAAGCTTTAGAGGAAAACTGGAATCATGAAGGACCAAAGTTTGGAAGTGGAAAGATTTCAAGTGGATGCACAACACAAATCGTCAATGCCAAACAGAATTGTCTCAGTATGCCTTCTATGCACTGTACTATGCCAAAGAGATCAAAAACATCCAAAGAAAACGTGATAAGGAACTTGTCCAATGCAAGTGTTGTTATGGAA GCAAAGCCTACTAAACCAGCAGAGATGCGCAAGTCCCTTGTGTCAAACTCTTACAAAG GTGCTGATGGTGGTGGTAGACATGCATGTGGCTCTACAAATGTGAAGCCATTGTTGATTCCAATTGCTTCAAACTGTGGTAAATGTGGCAGTAATGCTTGCCGATGCAGCCTCCAAATTGATTCATACCATACAAACTCAG ATATATCTTCTGAGAGATCATCTGGGAGGGATCAGCATGCATGCAGCACTGATACCTCAAAATTG GCGAAAAGCATGCCTGCCACACAAACGAGCAAGTCAGATCCAGATTCTGATG AGGCTGTTAGTGCTTTGGATGATGAGAATATATGTCCTGGTTCCCAGCTTACAACTCCTGCAACAGATGCAGCTTCTGGAGAAG AGTTGAGCTCGCTTTTAGCAGTACCATTGTCTCCAACTAAAGCTCTTCGTTATGCAACAATAAAGCATAGATTCGCAGATACCATCTTAAAAGCTCAAAATAAGGCAGTGCTTGATAAT GGTGATAAAGCTGATCCAATGAAGATGCGGCAGGTGAAGGAAAGATTGGAAAGGCGGCGGCAGGAAG AGAAGGCTAGGATTGAAGCACAAATCCGAGCTGCTGAAGCTGCCGCGCGAAGGAGGGAAGAGACAGAAATGAAAAGGCAACGGGAGAGGGAACGAGAAGCTGCTCGAGTTGAACTGCAAAAG ATGGAAAAAACTACTGGGATCGAACAGAACCTAGATATTCTAAAAGAACTGGAGATGCTCTGTGGCTGTTCAATATCACTGAATTACCATCTTGGCAGTGGAAGGATGGAAGTGGTAAAGGGAGAAATCGGAGCTTGCATTGGGAGCCCACTTGAGCGGTTGGGATTGTTTATAAAAGATGACATTGAAGACGTGGATGAGGAGTTTCTGGATGAAGATGGAGAGGAAGGAGAGATACTCTGTTAA